The nucleotide sequence ACGTGCGTCACCAAATCGTCTCGGCTGCTATCTTGTGTAATAAAAGTGCGCAGCTTTGCATCTTTGATGGCCACTTTCTCGATCCGCGGACGAACCTCCAAAATTTCATGTAACTCTTGGCTGGTAATTTTTGAACCAATGGAAAGAATTTGCTCTTCTTTTCTTTTGTTCAGGTAATTTTGTGCTTCCCTCACCATTCCGAAAAAAGAAGTTTCGGCCGTATTGGGTATATAGGAAAACACGGTATTCTTTATATCATGGTCAATGGCCTTAAGGATTTGTGGAAAAACCAGGCGCCCCAATTTCTTTCGTTCTTGATAAATTTCTTTATCGCTTCCCCTAGAAAAATAGATCCGTTCAAAAGAACAGGCCTTTCGCTCTACAGGTTCTAAAATTTGGTTTATGGAAGAAGTACCGTCTTTTTTGACAATAATGGCGTGTCCCGGATCCAATTCCTTGACCGATTCGTAAGGCACGTTAAAAACGGTTTGTATCGCCGGACGTTCGGAAGCCACTACGACCACCTCATCATCTTGGTAATAATAGGTAGGGCGAATACCTGCGGGGTCCCTGAGTACAAAAGCATCCCCATGGCCCAAAAGACCGGCCATGGCATAGCCCCCATCCCAGTTTTTGGCGGCCCTTCTCAATATTTTATGCACTTTCAAGCGTTCTGCTATAATCGGTGAAGCTTCCTGCTTGGTGTACCCTTCTTTCTTGATCTGCTTGTACAACTTGGCAACGGCATCATCTAAAAAGTGACCGATTTTCTCCATTACGGTTACCGTATCGGCCATTTCCTTAGGGTGCTGCCCTATTTGGATCAAATTGTCGAACAACTCATGAACATTGGTCATGTTGAAGTTCCCCGCAACAATAATATTACGGTGCATCCAGTTGTTCTGCCTTAAGAAAGGGTGTACACTCTCTATACTATTCTTACCAAAGGTCCCGTAGCGCACGTGCCCTAAAAGTACTTCCCCTATATAAGGTATGTTCTTTTTCTGCGCTGCAACGTCGTCAACATATTCGGGGTGTTCCTGAAGGGTACTATTGATCCGGTCGTTGATTTGGGCAAAAATATCTTGTATCGGCTGCTGGGCTATTGACCTCACCCGGCTCATATAACGCTCCCCCGGTGCAACATCAAGCTTTATGCTGGCAAAGCCGGCACCATCTTGGCCTCGGTTGTGCTGCTTTTCCATCATCAGGTACATTTTGTTCACCCCGTAAAAGGCCGTACCGTACTTCTCCTTATAGTATTCCAAAGGCTTAAGCAAGCGAATTACCGAAATACCACATTCATGTTTGATAGCGTCACTCATTGTAAATCTGCATATTAAAAAAGCCCCTAAATTTGGGGCGTGTCGTTATTGTAATTCTATATCAAATTGGGTCAAGGCCTTAAATTGATGCAGCCTTTTGTTCACTTCGTCCTTCTTCAGTTCTTGCATACGCTCGGTGCCGAATTTTTCAACGGAGAACGATGCCAAATTTGAACCGTGTATTACAGCATTCTTCATATTGTTGAACGAAAGGTTTTCCGTTGCCGCCAAATAGCCTGAAAAACCACCTGCAAAGGTATCTCCCGCTCCTGTGGGATCAAAAACCTCTTCTAGGGGCAAGGCCGGGGCAAAGAAAATTTTACCCTCATGAAACAAGAGTGCTCCGTGCTCTCCCTTTTTTATGACCAAGTATTTAGGTCCCATTTCCTGGATGACCTTCGCCGCTTTTACCAAGGAGTATTCCTTGGTCAATTGGCGTGCTTCTTCATCGTTGATGGTAAGCACGTCTATATGTTTGATGACCTCGGTCAATTCAGGTAGGGCATTGTCCATCCAAAAGTTCA is from Zobellia galactanivorans and encodes:
- a CDS encoding PfkB family carbohydrate kinase — its product is MGKLLIVGTVAFDEIETPFGKTDKILGGAATFIGLAASQYNVESAIVSVVGEDLPQAYLDVLKAKNIDLTSLEIVKGGKTFYWKGKYHNDLNSRDTLVTELNTLADFNPVVPEGFKDADVVMLGNLHPSTQLSVINQMKERPKLIVLDTMNFWMDNALPELTEVIKHIDVLTINDEEARQLTKEYSLVKAAKVIQEMGPKYLVIKKGEHGALLFHEGKIFFAPALPLEEVFDPTGAGDTFAGGFSGYLAATENLSFNNMKNAVIHGSNLASFSVEKFGTERMQELKKDEVNKRLHQFKALTQFDIELQ
- a CDS encoding amidophosphoribosyltransferase, whose translation is MSDAIKHECGISVIRLLKPLEYYKEKYGTAFYGVNKMYLMMEKQHNRGQDGAGFASIKLDVAPGERYMSRVRSIAQQPIQDIFAQINDRINSTLQEHPEYVDDVAAQKKNIPYIGEVLLGHVRYGTFGKNSIESVHPFLRQNNWMHRNIIVAGNFNMTNVHELFDNLIQIGQHPKEMADTVTVMEKIGHFLDDAVAKLYKQIKKEGYTKQEASPIIAERLKVHKILRRAAKNWDGGYAMAGLLGHGDAFVLRDPAGIRPTYYYQDDEVVVVASERPAIQTVFNVPYESVKELDPGHAIIVKKDGTSSINQILEPVERKACSFERIYFSRGSDKEIYQERKKLGRLVFPQILKAIDHDIKNTVFSYIPNTAETSFFGMVREAQNYLNKRKEEQILSIGSKITSQELHEILEVRPRIEKVAIKDAKLRTFITQDSSRDDLVTHVYDISYGSVKKGDNLVIIDDSIVRGTTLKKSILRILDRLSPKKIIVVSSAPQIRYPDCYGIDMAKLEDFIAFRAALALHEERQTMNVVEDIYNKCLKQLNTKDKDVINYVREFYAPFTADEISQKIGELLSPEDIRAEVEIIYQSVESLHEACPKNLGDWYFTGNYPTPGGNRVVNKAFINFYEGKNERAY